The following proteins are encoded in a genomic region of Haloarcula salinisoli:
- a CDS encoding DUF7382 domain-containing protein — MSHSLWRDERAIEGLPIRLVVALVVGVACLGVMMSTISGLGTLQVTEVDVEPDPEVTGPGDTDVTVTVVDPKGSPVAGATVVAKSGTATLDSVTTAEVGDDGEAELSLDPSLGPNQQEGTVTFTVKPPSSGNYQDEQSNTELLVVRND, encoded by the coding sequence ATGTCGCACTCACTGTGGCGTGACGAACGGGCGATAGAGGGACTCCCCATCAGGCTGGTCGTCGCGCTGGTCGTCGGCGTGGCCTGTCTCGGGGTGATGATGAGCACTATATCGGGGTTGGGAACGCTCCAGGTGACCGAGGTCGACGTCGAACCCGACCCCGAGGTGACTGGGCCGGGCGACACGGACGTGACCGTCACCGTCGTCGACCCGAAAGGGTCGCCGGTCGCCGGCGCGACGGTGGTCGCCAAGAGCGGCACGGCAACGCTTGACAGCGTCACGACGGCGGAAGTCGGCGACGACGGCGAAGCGGAGCTGTCACTGGACCCGTCGCTGGGGCCGAACCAGCAGGAGGGGACGGTTACGTTCACGGTGAAACCGCCGTCGAGTGGGAACTACCAGGACGAACAGTCGAACACGGAGCTTCTGGTGGTGAGAAACGACTAG
- a CDS encoding protein-L-isoaspartate O-methyltransferase family protein translates to MDPAVLRGDMVDSLQHESKGVVQSEWLSAAMRSVPREAFVGEQQAYSDRPFERLGTRVLSPSTAARLLEALAPEADDEVLVVGAGVGYTAAVLAERVGPARVQAIDITRRLVYEARSNLAEAGHEAVLVDRRDGAEGLPEYAPYDRILLEAAAVEPPRALLDQLADDGRLVMPLGANEQTLAIVDADGRAERLGSVAFQPMLVEGEQADTVERNRTRREDREHAQRSAQSRAGWEQDWIDWD, encoded by the coding sequence ATGGACCCAGCGGTGCTGCGGGGCGATATGGTCGACAGCCTCCAACACGAGAGCAAGGGCGTCGTCCAGAGCGAGTGGCTCTCGGCAGCGATGCGGTCGGTCCCGCGCGAGGCCTTCGTCGGCGAGCAGCAGGCCTACTCGGACCGGCCCTTCGAGCGACTGGGGACCCGCGTCCTCTCGCCGAGCACGGCCGCTCGGCTGCTGGAGGCGCTCGCTCCCGAGGCGGACGACGAGGTGCTCGTCGTCGGCGCCGGCGTCGGCTACACGGCCGCCGTGCTGGCCGAGCGGGTCGGCCCCGCCCGCGTGCAGGCCATCGACATCACCCGGCGGCTCGTCTACGAGGCGCGCTCGAATCTCGCCGAGGCGGGCCACGAGGCCGTCCTCGTGGACCGCCGCGACGGCGCCGAGGGGCTGCCCGAGTACGCCCCCTACGACCGGATTCTGCTGGAGGCGGCGGCCGTCGAGCCGCCCCGGGCCCTGCTCGACCAGCTGGCCGACGACGGGCGACTGGTGATGCCACTGGGCGCGAACGAGCAGACGTTGGCTATCGTCGACGCCGACGGCCGGGCCGAGCGCCTGGGCAGCGTCGCCTTCCAGCCGATGCTCGTCGAGGGCGAGCAGGCCGACACGGTCGAGCGCAACCGGACCCGCCGCGAGGACCGCGAACACGCCCAGCGGTCGGCCCAGTCCCGGGCCGGCTGGGAGCAAGACTGGATCGACTGGGACTAG
- a CDS encoding HVO_0476 family zinc finger protein: MSDATPGERIGLPCPACSPDIETVHEVLKPGGHVTVRCTECDHVHKETLPEDTTLQRDVVVSQDGESFKAQVDVPEDEQLAVGEEFLLETDEAVVSARITSLETDDGRVEEAPVEDVGTIWSRAVGNVAVNVTMHPKDGRHDMTESFKLQVPGDYEFTVGETEQFGDEEFTVEGIHVRDDAEGYQHEKLDFDGDMVFAKDINRLYVRDESSTAWSAW; the protein is encoded by the coding sequence ATGAGCGACGCGACACCCGGGGAGCGCATCGGGCTCCCCTGTCCGGCCTGTTCGCCGGACATCGAGACGGTTCACGAGGTACTGAAGCCCGGCGGCCACGTCACGGTCCGCTGTACGGAGTGTGACCACGTCCACAAGGAGACCCTGCCCGAAGACACCACCCTCCAGCGCGACGTCGTCGTCTCGCAGGACGGCGAATCGTTCAAAGCACAGGTCGACGTGCCCGAGGACGAACAGCTGGCCGTCGGCGAGGAGTTCCTGCTGGAGACCGACGAGGCGGTCGTCTCCGCCCGCATCACCAGCCTGGAGACCGACGACGGACGGGTCGAAGAGGCCCCGGTAGAGGACGTCGGGACCATCTGGTCGCGCGCGGTCGGGAACGTCGCGGTCAACGTCACGATGCACCCGAAGGACGGCCGCCACGATATGACCGAGAGCTTCAAGCTGCAGGTCCCCGGTGACTACGAGTTCACCGTCGGCGAGACCGAGCAGTTCGGCGACGAGGAGTTCACTGTCGAGGGCATCCACGTCCGTGACGACGCCGAAGGCTACCAGCACGAGAAGCTGGATTTCGACGGCGATATGGTGTTTGCGAAGGACATCAACCGCCTCTACGTCCGCGACGAGTCCTCGACGGCCTGGTCGGCCTGGTAG
- a CDS encoding DUF1648 domain-containing protein produces the protein MPPSWARSDGLAAGIVALAALAGIALWPQLPAEVAIHVSASGTPDTYVPKAVGVLLVPAIMIATLLVLRVALYVDPPSNPRTGPVAVLATMGFLAAVHLLVLVWNAGYPVPLDGLLVGSIVFGALLCGYAIWRERLSPR, from the coding sequence ATGCCGCCCTCCTGGGCCCGCAGCGATGGCCTCGCCGCCGGTATCGTGGCCCTTGCCGCACTGGCCGGTATCGCGCTCTGGCCACAGCTACCTGCTGAGGTCGCCATCCACGTCTCGGCGTCGGGCACGCCGGACACCTACGTCCCGAAAGCCGTCGGTGTGCTTCTGGTACCGGCCATCATGATCGCGACGCTCCTGGTCCTCCGCGTCGCACTGTACGTCGACCCGCCCTCGAATCCGCGTACCGGCCCCGTCGCTGTCCTCGCGACTATGGGATTCCTGGCCGCCGTTCACCTCCTCGTGCTCGTCTGGAACGCCGGCTACCCGGTCCCTCTCGACGGTTTACTGGTCGGCTCGATCGTCTTCGGTGCGTTGCTTTGTGGGTACGCTATCTGGCGCGAGAGGCTCTCTCCGAGGTAA
- a CDS encoding aminopeptidase has product MDNSSLRVPAETAIKQCMDLQPGESCAVVTDDKRKAIGEALYRVASEITDDTVFVRYPPGNQHGEEPPRPVAGAMRTADVVLAPTTKSLTHTEARSDANAAGARVATLPGITEGVFLMGLDADYEAIEQHCEDVLAQVGDAEEIRVTTPQGTDITFTVGSREWYLDTGIVHDAGEMSNLPAGEVFIAPETADGTFVVDGTMRPHGKLDGELLSFEVEDGTVTDISDPDIREQVETAAEEVGQDAYNLAELGIGTNVAVTELVGSVLLDEKAGGTVHIAIGDDHAIGGDTHAPIHLDGILTEPTVYADGEEIELPRGE; this is encoded by the coding sequence ATGGACAACTCTTCGCTCCGCGTCCCCGCCGAAACAGCCATCAAGCAGTGTATGGACCTCCAGCCAGGCGAGTCGTGTGCGGTCGTCACCGACGACAAGCGCAAGGCCATCGGCGAAGCCCTCTATCGGGTCGCCAGCGAAATCACCGACGACACCGTCTTCGTGCGCTACCCGCCGGGGAACCAGCACGGTGAGGAACCGCCCCGTCCCGTGGCCGGCGCGATGCGGACCGCCGACGTGGTGCTGGCCCCCACCACCAAGAGCCTGACCCACACGGAGGCCCGTAGCGACGCCAACGCCGCCGGTGCCCGCGTCGCCACGCTGCCGGGCATCACCGAGGGCGTCTTCCTGATGGGCCTAGACGCCGACTACGAGGCCATCGAACAGCACTGCGAGGACGTACTCGCACAGGTCGGCGACGCCGAGGAGATTCGCGTCACCACGCCACAGGGTACCGACATCACCTTCACGGTCGGGTCCCGCGAGTGGTATCTCGACACCGGCATCGTCCACGACGCCGGCGAGATGTCGAACCTCCCCGCCGGCGAGGTGTTCATCGCGCCCGAGACGGCCGACGGGACCTTCGTCGTCGACGGGACGATGCGCCCCCACGGGAAACTCGACGGGGAGTTGCTGAGCTTCGAGGTCGAGGACGGCACCGTCACCGATATCTCCGACCCGGACATCCGCGAGCAGGTCGAGACCGCCGCCGAAGAGGTCGGCCAGGACGCCTACAACCTCGCCGAACTCGGTATCGGCACCAACGTCGCCGTCACGGAGCTCGTCGGCTCCGTGCTGCTCGACGAGAAAGCGGGAGGGACCGTCCACATCGCTATCGGCGACGACCACGCCATCGGTGGCGACACCCACGCGCCGATTCACCTCGACGGTATCCTGACTGAACCGACCGTGTACGCCGATGGGGAGGAAATAGAACTTCCGCGTGGGGAGTGA
- a CDS encoding type II glyceraldehyde-3-phosphate dehydrogenase produces the protein MLHVGINGFGTIGKRVADAVRVQPDMTVAGVAKRSPNFEATIAVDRGYDLFAAGQDGDEPFHAAGITTAGTVGDMVEASDVVVDTTPGGVGETNADLYADRDTPAIFQGGESADVAEVSFNARANYDTAVGADTARVVSCNTTGLSRLFAPLQESYGIEKARVTLVRRGGDPGQTGRGPINDTLPDPVEIPSHHGPDVKTVFPDLAIDTMGMKVPTTQMHTHSVNVTLESEPTAAEVRDLLGAESRLFLIPETLGIDGAGKLKEYTRDAGRPRGDVWENCIWAESVTVEGRDLYLFQAIHQEADVVPENIDAVRALSERTASAEQSIQRTDEAMGVGQGLVQHESEPARAEGTADD, from the coding sequence ATGCTCCATGTGGGCATCAACGGCTTCGGCACGATCGGCAAGCGGGTCGCCGACGCGGTGCGTGTCCAGCCGGATATGACGGTCGCTGGCGTCGCCAAACGCTCGCCGAACTTCGAGGCAACCATCGCCGTAGACCGCGGCTACGACCTCTTCGCCGCCGGTCAGGACGGGGACGAACCGTTCCACGCGGCGGGCATCACCACCGCCGGGACGGTCGGTGATATGGTCGAGGCCAGCGACGTAGTCGTCGACACCACGCCGGGCGGGGTCGGCGAGACCAACGCCGACCTCTACGCCGACCGGGACACGCCGGCCATCTTCCAGGGCGGCGAGTCGGCCGACGTCGCCGAGGTCAGCTTCAACGCGCGGGCCAACTACGACACCGCCGTCGGTGCCGACACCGCCCGCGTGGTCTCCTGTAACACGACCGGCCTCTCACGGCTGTTCGCGCCGCTCCAGGAGTCCTACGGCATCGAGAAAGCCCGTGTGACGCTGGTCCGTCGCGGCGGCGACCCCGGCCAGACGGGCCGTGGCCCCATCAACGACACCTTGCCCGACCCGGTCGAGATTCCCTCCCACCACGGCCCGGACGTCAAGACGGTGTTCCCGGACCTCGCCATCGACACGATGGGGATGAAGGTGCCGACGACCCAGATGCACACCCACTCGGTCAACGTCACGCTGGAATCGGAACCCACGGCTGCGGAAGTCAGGGACCTGCTGGGCGCCGAATCCAGACTGTTCCTCATCCCCGAGACGCTGGGCATCGACGGCGCTGGCAAGCTCAAGGAGTACACCCGCGATGCGGGCCGCCCGCGCGGTGACGTCTGGGAGAACTGTATCTGGGCCGAATCAGTGACGGTGGAGGGCCGGGACCTCTATCTGTTCCAGGCCATCCACCAGGAGGCCGACGTGGTACCCGAGAACATCGACGCCGTTCGGGCGCTCTCCGAGCGGACCGCCAGCGCCGAGCAGAGCATCCAGCGCACGGACGAGGCGATGGGTGTCGGGCAGGGACTCGTCCAGCACGAGTCCGAACCGGCCCGCGCCGAGGGGACTGCCGACGACTAG
- a CDS encoding DUF309 domain-containing protein: MDAHLRAGLAVYNAGRFHAAHDAWEDYWLDLDDGDDERFLHGLIQFTAVVHHGTDGNWSGAQGLAESAGEYLGDLPADYRGVNLDDLGPFLARVADDPESVDWDTPPRLTHEGEPVGYADLDFESAAVAAEVLAEADGYDEAVVEDAVDYARKELAEKGEGRFVGQLFAFVQEPDNRGFVYAHLSNHVERERQKDDDVAGLFD, from the coding sequence ATGGACGCCCACCTCCGGGCCGGTCTCGCCGTCTACAACGCCGGCCGGTTCCACGCCGCCCACGACGCCTGGGAGGACTACTGGCTCGACCTCGACGACGGCGACGACGAGCGGTTCTTGCACGGGCTCATCCAGTTCACGGCCGTCGTCCACCATGGCACCGACGGGAACTGGTCGGGGGCGCAGGGACTGGCCGAGAGCGCCGGGGAGTATCTTGGGGACCTGCCAGCCGACTACCGCGGCGTGAACCTCGACGACCTGGGACCCTTCCTCGCGCGAGTTGCCGACGACCCCGAGAGTGTCGACTGGGACACTCCTCCGAGGCTCACCCACGAGGGGGAGCCAGTGGGCTACGCGGACCTCGACTTCGAGTCGGCGGCGGTCGCTGCCGAGGTACTGGCCGAGGCCGACGGCTACGACGAGGCAGTGGTCGAAGACGCCGTCGACTACGCGCGGAAAGAACTGGCCGAGAAGGGCGAAGGCCGCTTCGTCGGCCAGCTGTTCGCGTTCGTCCAGGAGCCGGACAACCGCGGATTCGTCTACGCCCACCTCTCGAACCACGTCGAGCGCGAACGCCAGAAGGACGACGACGTCGCCGGGCTGTTCGACTAG
- a CDS encoding antitoxin VapB family protein: MGTKSIRLEDDVYERIKAHKRADETFSEAIDRLTSDYSLLDFAGGYDEDDAQRHRELLDESEAQAIAERRERLERSE; this comes from the coding sequence ATGGGGACGAAATCGATACGGCTCGAGGACGACGTCTACGAGCGTATCAAGGCCCACAAGCGGGCGGACGAGACGTTTTCCGAGGCTATCGACCGTCTCACGAGTGACTACTCGCTGCTGGATTTCGCCGGTGGATACGACGAGGACGATGCCCAGCGCCACCGCGAACTGCTCGACGAGTCGGAAGCGCAGGCCATTGCGGAGCGGCGTGAGCGACTGGAGCGCTCGGAATGA
- a CDS encoding PIN domain-containing protein, with product MILDTEFLISLRAEESAALELAAELEASGVPTRIPTVVIEELYVGVGAGDDANDNARAYEALVANKPVVELDENVSRRAGVLEGEHLASDSKPTLGPNDAVVAATGLVYNEPVVTSDNDFQTVDGLDVELY from the coding sequence ATGATTCTAGACACGGAGTTTCTCATTTCACTGCGGGCCGAGGAGTCCGCCGCGCTCGAACTCGCTGCGGAACTCGAAGCAAGCGGTGTCCCGACCCGTATTCCGACGGTCGTCATCGAGGAGCTGTACGTCGGCGTCGGAGCCGGAGATGACGCGAACGACAATGCGCGTGCCTACGAGGCACTCGTCGCGAACAAGCCGGTCGTCGAACTCGACGAGAACGTCTCGCGACGGGCTGGCGTCCTCGAAGGGGAACATCTCGCGAGCGACTCGAAGCCGACACTCGGTCCCAACGACGCGGTGGTCGCGGCGACCGGACTCGTCTACAACGAGCCGGTCGTCACCAGCGATAACGACTTCCAGACCGTCGACGGGCTCGACGTCGAACTGTACTGA